A genome region from Spirochaetota bacterium includes the following:
- a CDS encoding enolase C-terminal domain-like protein: protein MKPNYITVKDASIEFTDEKLRTPLMFGGGVVTAVTKATASITVENKAGKRATGRGQILLSDLWAFPVLSIPHELKDAAMRDMCRKYLSYIKGYVGYGHPVDMYMESKPHLKQLCTEMTAEHSLKEAFPFLAALVCSSPIDMAMHDAMGLAAGVSSYDLYGKDAMDDDLSRYLGAPLRGRYIADFLKRDYLPSLPVFHLVGGVDKLYRSEVTKDDPSDGYPVSLEEWIEQDRLFCFKVKLKGKAVEEDVARTLAVAECIERTTARLGINEYYLTIDQNEMCDTPAFDIEYAKKLKEKNARAFAALLYIEQPTSRDIAKAAHDMRPLAKIKPVLVDEGMLDIETMNCALEQGWSGFALKVCKGLSSALIYAAMAGSKKLPYAVQDLTNPGLSLIASAGFAARISTVKGVESNAFQFIPHTSAVDAKRLPELFSRKDGVIRTGCLHGKKGLAYE, encoded by the coding sequence ATGAAGCCCAACTATATCACAGTCAAAGATGCATCGATCGAGTTCACCGACGAGAAACTCCGCACGCCGCTCATGTTCGGCGGGGGCGTAGTCACTGCGGTAACGAAAGCGACCGCGAGCATCACTGTCGAGAACAAGGCCGGAAAGCGTGCGACGGGGCGCGGGCAGATACTCCTTTCCGATCTCTGGGCCTTCCCCGTACTCAGCATACCGCACGAGTTGAAAGACGCAGCCATGCGCGACATGTGCAGGAAGTATCTCTCCTATATCAAGGGCTATGTCGGTTACGGACATCCCGTTGATATGTACATGGAAAGCAAACCGCATCTCAAGCAGCTCTGTACTGAGATGACTGCCGAGCATTCGCTGAAAGAGGCATTCCCGTTCCTCGCTGCTCTCGTCTGCTCCTCGCCGATCGATATGGCGATGCATGATGCAATGGGTCTTGCCGCCGGCGTATCGTCGTACGATCTCTACGGCAAGGACGCCATGGACGATGACCTTTCCCGGTATCTCGGCGCACCGCTCCGCGGACGATACATCGCCGATTTTCTGAAGAGGGATTATCTTCCGTCACTTCCGGTGTTCCATCTCGTCGGCGGCGTTGATAAGCTCTACCGGAGCGAAGTCACGAAGGATGATCCTTCGGACGGCTATCCCGTTTCTCTCGAAGAATGGATAGAACAGGACCGGCTTTTCTGCTTCAAGGTAAAGCTCAAAGGGAAAGCGGTGGAAGAGGATGTTGCGCGTACGCTTGCCGTCGCCGAATGCATAGAGAGAACGACGGCACGGCTCGGTATCAATGAGTACTATCTCACCATCGATCAGAACGAGATGTGCGACACCCCTGCATTCGATATCGAGTACGCAAAGAAGCTCAAAGAAAAGAATGCGCGTGCGTTCGCGGCGCTTCTCTACATCGAACAACCGACATCGCGCGATATAGCGAAAGCAGCGCATGACATGCGGCCGCTCGCGAAGATAAAACCCGTCCTCGTCGACGAAGGCATGCTCGATATTGAAACGATGAATTGTGCGCTCGAACAGGGATGGAGCGGCTTTGCGCTTAAGGTGTGCAAAGGTCTTTCATCGGCGCTCATCTATGCCGCGATGGCCGGATCGAAAAAACTCCCGTATGCGGTGCAGGACCTCACGAACCCGGGGTTATCGCTCATCGCAAGCGCCGGGTTTGCCGCCCGCATCAGTACGGTCAAGGGCGTGGAGTCGAACGCCTTCCAGTTCATTCCGCATACGAGCGCCGTCGATGCGAAGCGCCTGCCGGAATTATTTTCACGCAAAGACGGCGTGATACGGACAGGATGCCTGCACGGGAAGAAAGGCTTGGCGTATGAATAA
- a CDS encoding DUF4838 domain-containing protein → MMHAAKSLQFFLLMTLGVFSAEAATGVADPWTSKALSPVSLELKKDIPPLTLCADGKAACDIVIPSSGERSSYYKEVAERLKYFLDKAIGADVPIITDRSLRKAIYIGPSEHEFVKAVYAKCDALPLESLSIVSFENGIVLAGRDGPSPVKDAGILARDSQYHSRGTFFAVADFLERMLGFRFYFPGDMGMHIPDLTGATVIVPAVAYNDRPVFALRKSSYPGYETLDAPLLKVDAKRRVLWDRMLRSGDVLYENFGHTDVYWHEFYANEHPEYFALRDDGTRATGDRGTHSSQRCYASEEGLREHVRQIERSLAGESNARLFNASWYAPNGKYIYWWPNDGYKGCACDGCMKRTDLNAPPYAIYSKIIWDYALRLSRAVAAKWPDKVLKVPIYPYYGAIPEGVVVPENIALNIVKFGTGRAPAAYLKEPDYWNDAVEEIDALNKRSKQKLWIWVHYPHSPRIRDSVMIPYPVPHYMQKFMMLNREKISGLYLNGHSMSSYAFDGLMVYLWQKLLWNPDIDVDALVDEFSLLWGPAAGEMKEFHKLLIDRWENVKWENIPAPKEFNFNMPRSVVWERTYTKDVRARLLSLLDAALAKTKAGTIYAARAEYMKKGYEPFFEQGVRHDANVVFSTDCPRSTPVIDGDLGEWNEPISLVDNRTGKAADERTLIYTAHDDAALYIAGSAFQKTPFKTIVPGARDASLWNNDSIEIFISADREGIKEAGMSVTAQYHHLVIDTSGAVYDAYRGISQKSEDKKVDIEHELRTKRSDGRFDFEMRIPFTSLGAITPSAGTEWAVNFYRTRIGDRPEESRAYGWSATLSGFHQPEKFGILSFPKRKLWEKQFTAAADTFVVESTPANAEVRIDNRDGRCFIHVTTSPGTVQKEFKIVLKDIPDRAAEGHAVVEWKYECQGSGLKRIRSYGADTKAKLTLENITREFGANDGGVPITVRHEFTKDKKTLRAVTYFAVGMLPLAGADFTLIVDHVRAYDAKSAGATDR, encoded by the coding sequence ATGATGCATGCAGCAAAATCCTTACAGTTCTTCCTGCTGATGACGCTTGGCGTATTCTCTGCGGAAGCAGCGACTGGCGTTGCAGATCCATGGACATCGAAGGCGCTTTCGCCCGTATCGCTCGAACTGAAAAAGGACATACCGCCGCTTACGCTGTGTGCCGATGGTAAAGCCGCCTGCGACATCGTCATACCGTCATCGGGGGAGAGATCGTCCTATTATAAAGAGGTAGCAGAACGTCTGAAATATTTCCTTGATAAAGCGATAGGAGCCGATGTCCCCATCATCACTGACCGGTCATTGCGCAAGGCCATCTATATCGGACCGTCGGAGCATGAATTCGTCAAAGCCGTGTATGCGAAATGCGATGCGCTCCCGCTGGAATCGCTTTCCATCGTGAGTTTTGAGAACGGCATCGTGCTCGCCGGTAGGGATGGACCTTCGCCGGTAAAGGATGCAGGAATACTAGCGCGCGATTCGCAGTATCACAGCCGCGGGACGTTCTTCGCTGTCGCCGATTTCCTTGAGCGCATGCTGGGTTTCCGTTTCTATTTTCCCGGCGATATGGGCATGCATATCCCCGATCTCACCGGGGCAACAGTGATCGTTCCCGCAGTAGCGTATAACGATCGTCCGGTCTTTGCACTGAGGAAATCGTCATACCCCGGGTATGAGACGCTCGATGCGCCGCTCCTGAAGGTGGACGCGAAAAGACGGGTGCTCTGGGACAGGATGCTCCGCTCAGGCGACGTGCTCTATGAGAATTTCGGACATACCGATGTGTATTGGCATGAATTCTATGCGAACGAACATCCGGAATACTTCGCTCTCCGCGATGACGGCACGCGGGCAACGGGCGATCGCGGCACGCATTCCTCGCAGCGCTGTTATGCGAGCGAGGAGGGCCTCAGGGAACATGTGCGGCAGATAGAGCGTTCGCTTGCCGGCGAAAGTAATGCGCGGCTTTTCAACGCCTCCTGGTATGCCCCCAACGGGAAATATATTTACTGGTGGCCGAATGACGGCTATAAAGGATGCGCCTGCGACGGATGTATGAAACGCACCGACTTGAACGCGCCGCCGTATGCGATCTATTCGAAGATAATATGGGATTACGCACTGCGCCTCTCTCGCGCTGTTGCAGCGAAGTGGCCGGATAAGGTGCTCAAGGTGCCCATTTATCCGTACTATGGCGCCATCCCCGAGGGCGTGGTCGTACCCGAGAACATTGCGCTTAATATCGTGAAGTTCGGCACCGGGCGGGCGCCTGCCGCCTACCTCAAGGAACCCGATTATTGGAATGATGCCGTTGAAGAGATAGATGCGCTCAACAAACGCTCGAAGCAGAAATTATGGATATGGGTGCATTACCCGCACAGCCCGCGCATCAGGGACTCGGTAATGATACCGTATCCAGTACCGCATTATATGCAGAAGTTCATGATGCTTAACCGCGAGAAGATATCCGGGCTCTATCTCAACGGACACTCCATGTCTTCCTACGCGTTCGACGGGCTTATGGTCTATCTCTGGCAAAAGCTCCTCTGGAATCCCGACATCGATGTCGATGCGCTTGTCGATGAATTCTCGCTCCTCTGGGGACCGGCTGCCGGCGAGATGAAGGAATTCCACAAGCTCCTTATCGACCGCTGGGAGAACGTGAAGTGGGAGAACATACCGGCACCCAAAGAATTCAATTTCAATATGCCGCGCTCCGTCGTCTGGGAACGCACCTATACGAAGGACGTGCGTGCGCGTCTTCTCTCGCTCCTCGATGCGGCGCTGGCGAAGACGAAAGCGGGTACGATATATGCCGCGCGTGCGGAGTACATGAAGAAAGGATATGAGCCGTTCTTTGAGCAGGGCGTGCGCCATGACGCGAATGTCGTGTTCAGCACGGACTGTCCGCGTTCTACGCCGGTCATCGACGGCGACCTCGGCGAATGGAATGAACCGATATCGCTCGTTGATAATCGCACCGGAAAGGCGGCCGATGAACGTACGCTCATCTACACCGCCCATGATGATGCGGCGCTCTATATCGCCGGGAGCGCGTTCCAGAAGACGCCGTTCAAGACGATCGTACCGGGCGCGCGCGATGCATCGCTCTGGAACAATGATTCCATCGAGATATTCATTTCAGCCGATCGCGAGGGTATCAAGGAGGCGGGCATGTCGGTCACCGCGCAGTATCATCATCTTGTCATCGACACGTCTGGTGCGGTGTACGATGCCTATCGCGGCATATCGCAGAAAAGCGAGGATAAAAAGGTCGATATCGAGCATGAGCTGAGAACGAAACGTTCGGACGGCAGATTCGACTTTGAGATGCGCATACCGTTCACATCGCTCGGGGCCATCACACCGTCGGCGGGCACCGAATGGGCCGTGAATTTCTACCGCACCAGGATCGGCGACAGGCCCGAGGAGAGCCGTGCATACGGCTGGTCGGCGACACTCAGCGGTTTCCATCAGCCGGAGAAATTCGGCATCCTTTCCTTCCCGAAGCGAAAGCTCTGGGAAAAACAATTCACTGCGGCCGCGGATACCTTCGTCGTTGAAAGCACGCCGGCGAACGCGGAGGTCCGCATCGATAACCGTGACGGGAGATGTTTTATCCATGTGACAACATCACCGGGCACCGTGCAGAAGGAATTCAAGATCGTACTTAAGGACATACCCGACCGCGCCGCGGAGGGTCACGCCGTCGTCGAATGGAAGTATGAATGCCAGGGCAGCGGGCTCAAGCGAATACGCTCCTACGGAGCCGACACGAAGGCGAAGCTCACCCTTGAGAATATCACCAGGGAATTCGGCGCGAATGACGGCGGCGTACCCATCACCGTGCGGCACGAGTTCACGAAGGATAAAAAAACGCTGCGAGCGGTGACATATTTCGCCGTCGGTATGCTCCCGCTTGCCGGTGCAGATTTCACGCTCATCGTCGACCATGTCAGGGCGTACGATGCGAAGTCGGCGGGAGCGACGGACAGATGA
- a CDS encoding AraC family transcriptional regulator, translating to MISHRHRDLPFFAYASEKSVRIDAHSHDFFEFTYIVAGSGRYCTGLGGGRFTSNDIIVTPPADVHSFVSDRGITHRQISIAVYPDLIASLRIGITPSRIAQLLGSCSRISIPDAKTLFLPLFNSLHAEFSCRAKHAASVIRLDVGKLLLLIDRANASPTDITGRLCTIDDVAVKQAIVFIEEHRAERNVMQALAAASGLPKRSLAARFKKATGLSIREHLLHVRLEKSRELLTRTDMPIGHAAYESGFSDIGLFNRQFKRHTGMSPREYRRRHAVK from the coding sequence ATGATCTCGCATCGTCATCGCGACCTTCCATTCTTCGCGTATGCGTCTGAAAAGAGCGTACGTATCGATGCGCATTCGCATGATTTCTTTGAGTTCACCTATATCGTCGCCGGGAGCGGCAGGTATTGCACCGGTCTCGGCGGCGGCCGATTCACATCCAACGATATCATCGTTACGCCGCCCGCCGATGTTCATTCATTCGTGAGCGACCGCGGCATCACGCATCGGCAGATAAGCATTGCGGTGTATCCCGACCTTATCGCGTCATTGCGTATCGGGATAACACCCTCCCGCATCGCGCAGCTGCTCGGGTCCTGCAGCCGCATCTCTATCCCGGATGCAAAGACATTGTTCCTTCCGCTCTTCAATTCCCTGCACGCGGAATTCAGCTGCCGTGCGAAGCATGCCGCTTCGGTGATACGCCTTGATGTCGGAAAACTCCTGCTCCTCATTGACAGGGCGAACGCATCGCCGACGGACATTACCGGGCGATTGTGTACTATTGATGATGTCGCGGTCAAACAGGCGATTGTGTTCATCGAGGAACACAGGGCCGAGCGCAATGTCATGCAGGCGCTTGCCGCAGCGTCCGGATTGCCGAAACGCTCGCTCGCCGCGCGGTTCAAGAAGGCGACAGGGCTTTCCATACGGGAACATCTGCTCCATGTCCGGCTCGAGAAAAGCCGCGAACTCCTCACACGTACGGATATGCCCATCGGTCATGCCGCCTATGAATCCGGCTTCAGCGATATTGGGCTCTTCAATCGTCAGTTCAAACGGCATACGGGGATGTCGCCGCGGGAGTATCGCAGGAGGCATGCGGTGAAATGA
- a CDS encoding sulfatase — translation MLLRFLFTVLIFTLPIFGALRTKHIVILVMDGARWTETWGEPEKKYIPLIASQIAPKGAVLTACSNTGYTETTAGHTALCTGTDQVINNGGKELPANPGIFHYLRKQYALPRTAAWVITSKDKLHVLSGTTAPGWDTFNPAIDCGKDGAGGGGYREDAITFSNSCFVLTNHRPAAMIVNFKDPDAYGHKNKWEDYLAAIMMIDRYAVHIWGIVQKDSVLRDTTTLFIVNDHGRHLDGVKNGYVSHSCTCEGCRHILCIAAGPDIRRGIVSDTPHDQTDVTATAAYLLSVAMPTGTGTIMKDILAGQ, via the coding sequence ATGCTGTTGCGTTTTCTTTTTACCGTGCTCATCTTCACGCTGCCGATATTCGGTGCGCTGAGAACAAAACACATCGTCATTCTCGTCATGGACGGTGCACGCTGGACGGAGACGTGGGGCGAGCCGGAGAAAAAATACATACCGCTGATCGCATCACAGATAGCCCCGAAGGGTGCGGTGCTCACCGCATGCAGCAATACCGGCTACACGGAAACGACCGCAGGTCATACCGCGCTCTGCACCGGGACAGATCAGGTCATCAATAATGGCGGTAAAGAGCTCCCCGCGAATCCCGGCATATTCCATTACCTTAGAAAGCAGTATGCGTTACCGAGAACAGCAGCATGGGTGATCACGAGCAAAGACAAGCTTCATGTGCTTTCTGGAACCACAGCTCCTGGATGGGATACGTTCAACCCGGCGATCGACTGCGGGAAGGACGGTGCCGGCGGCGGCGGGTATCGCGAAGATGCGATCACATTCAGCAACAGCTGCTTCGTGCTCACGAATCATCGCCCGGCAGCCATGATCGTCAATTTCAAGGACCCTGATGCTTACGGCCACAAGAACAAGTGGGAAGACTATCTCGCTGCTATAATGATGATCGACCGCTATGCCGTGCATATCTGGGGTATAGTGCAGAAGGATAGCGTGCTTCGTGACACAACGACGCTCTTCATCGTGAATGACCATGGCAGACACCTCGACGGGGTCAAGAACGGGTACGTGAGCCACTCCTGTACCTGCGAAGGATGCCGCCATATCCTCTGCATCGCCGCAGGACCGGATATACGCCGCGGGATCGTGAGCGATACGCCGCATGATCAGACCGATGTCACTGCGACCGCCGCGTATCTGCTTTCCGTCGCCATGCCGACCGGCACGGGCACCATAATGAAGGATATCCTCGCGGGGCAGTGA
- a CDS encoding Gfo/Idh/MocA family oxidoreductase, with protein sequence MIRIGACNIDTSHPKAFAEYLAKGDDARYVAIFNDGFRGDDEVDGFVKKNGLEKRCTSMEELADACDIVFIHDCNWDKHLVHALPVIKKGKPVFIDKPIVGNLADCRKIEALEKEGAVILGSSSARYCDEVVEFAGKSEADKGKVLNVFGTSGVDEFNYAVHIVEAFGGMLGTGAVSAKFVGRSTSEGKVCETFFIRFSSGVTAAYNTFSGTWQPFDVVVQTTKTTHHFRVDTSKLYAALLTRIIDSMKTKKNVLSPMPVITESVKIMLAARISRENGGKEVALTDIPENDPGYSGAQFEKEYAAAAKKMYV encoded by the coding sequence ATGATACGCATCGGAGCATGCAACATAGACACCTCGCACCCCAAGGCGTTCGCGGAGTATCTCGCGAAAGGCGATGACGCACGCTACGTCGCCATCTTCAACGACGGTTTCCGCGGTGATGATGAAGTGGACGGCTTCGTCAAAAAGAACGGCCTTGAGAAGCGCTGCACTTCCATGGAAGAACTCGCTGACGCATGCGATATCGTATTCATACATGACTGCAACTGGGACAAACACCTTGTCCATGCGCTCCCCGTCATCAAAAAAGGGAAGCCGGTATTCATCGACAAGCCCATCGTGGGAAATCTGGCGGACTGCCGGAAGATAGAAGCGCTTGAGAAAGAAGGTGCCGTGATACTCGGCTCATCGTCAGCGCGGTACTGCGATGAAGTCGTCGAGTTCGCGGGGAAAAGCGAAGCCGACAAAGGAAAGGTGCTCAATGTGTTCGGCACATCCGGCGTTGATGAATTCAATTACGCGGTGCACATCGTGGAAGCGTTCGGCGGCATGCTCGGTACGGGCGCAGTATCGGCCAAATTCGTCGGGCGCTCGACATCCGAGGGGAAGGTGTGCGAAACGTTCTTCATCCGATTTTCGAGCGGGGTAACGGCCGCGTATAATACGTTCAGCGGCACCTGGCAGCCCTTCGATGTCGTGGTGCAGACGACAAAGACAACGCATCATTTCCGTGTCGATACGTCGAAGTTATATGCCGCGCTCCTTACGCGCATTATCGATTCCATGAAGACGAAAAAGAACGTCCTCTCGCCGATGCCGGTCATCACCGAGTCAGTGAAGATAATGCTTGCCGCTCGCATTTCGCGGGAGAACGGCGGCAAAGAAGTTGCGCTCACCGACATTCCGGAGAACGATCCCGGATACTCCGGTGCTCAATTCGAGAAGGAATACGCCGCAGCGGCGAAGAAGATGTATGTATGA
- a CDS encoding uroporphyrinogen decarboxylase family protein, translating to MTSRERILGAIHRTPIDRIPMVDTSYWPETIARWEHEGLAPGSDVRALLGLDRIKHIYFDCGFGFPETTIEENNEHRIYTDSCGRTIQAWKNSSSTPVTLTHPMKSIADWSIIRKHIVVDHAKRLGNALTSDFTAAVTRGDFVALVPRDPAWVFIEYLLGFEEGLTALMCEPEAAARIMHEYADLMLAVLSDIMRIEKPHADALWFYSDLCFKNGMLFSPAVYRSIVQPVHRRFRAFCDEHGLAMILHCDGDVREFIPLLIETGFDVIQPLEARAGNDVRKFKAAYGGDITFFGNIDADIVAAGDHAAIEEEVRTKVTTAAVGGGYIYHIDHSVPPTVSFSDYRFLIECVMKYGSRSA from the coding sequence ATGACATCCCGTGAACGTATACTCGGAGCGATACACCGCACACCGATAGATCGAATTCCGATGGTAGACACATCATACTGGCCTGAGACGATAGCACGCTGGGAGCACGAAGGTCTTGCCCCGGGATCCGATGTGCGGGCGCTGCTCGGGCTTGACCGCATCAAACACATCTATTTCGACTGCGGCTTCGGCTTCCCTGAAACGACCATTGAAGAGAATAACGAGCATAGGATATATACCGACAGCTGCGGAAGGACGATACAAGCATGGAAGAATTCATCGTCGACACCGGTCACGCTTACGCATCCGATGAAGTCGATCGCCGACTGGAGCATCATCAGAAAGCACATAGTGGTCGATCACGCGAAACGACTCGGCAATGCGCTCACAAGCGACTTTACTGCCGCAGTCACACGCGGCGACTTTGTGGCGCTTGTCCCTCGCGATCCGGCATGGGTGTTCATCGAATATCTGCTTGGATTCGAAGAAGGGCTTACTGCGCTCATGTGCGAACCGGAAGCCGCCGCACGTATCATGCACGAGTATGCCGACCTTATGCTCGCTGTGCTCAGCGACATCATGCGGATAGAAAAGCCGCACGCGGATGCGCTCTGGTTCTATTCCGATCTCTGCTTCAAGAACGGCATGCTTTTCTCGCCCGCTGTCTACCGCAGTATTGTTCAGCCCGTACACCGCCGCTTCCGCGCATTCTGCGATGAGCACGGCCTTGCGATGATACTCCACTGCGACGGTGATGTCCGTGAATTCATCCCGCTCCTCATCGAGACCGGATTCGATGTGATACAGCCGCTCGAAGCGCGCGCAGGCAATGATGTACGCAAATTCAAAGCCGCATACGGCGGTGACATAACGTTCTTCGGTAATATCGATGCCGACATTGTCGCAGCAGGCGACCACGCGGCCATCGAAGAGGAAGTCCGAACGAAAGTGACGACAGCTGCGGTTGGCGGCGGATATATCTATCATATCGATCACTCGGTGCCGCCGACGGTATCGTTCAGCGATTATCGCTTTCTCATCGAATGTGTTATGAAATACGGCAGTCGATCCGCGTAA
- a CDS encoding Gfo/Idh/MocA family oxidoreductase: MASQKIHRVAVVGCGALAQGAHLPSAKKNPRMQLAAVCDVDADTADFCRKEFGAERSETDWRKIVDADDIDICILCTHTNLRGDFIVPALEKGKAVYTEKPLAPSRADMHRIIDAVRKTKRPVCVGHNRRSSPAMLEFKRLIDKAKRTPEGAAPSVSRRAERELIPEEHAMQLLMRVNDDSRSWKPWVFRDEEGILHAEMVHFMDIALWLNDSKPVRVYAEGSPRGNFTILVRFQDGSLTTMKHTMVGNFDYPKELFEASKNFITVAMEQHIEVRQIGMADEAVQKFFPYAEGSEWGGEGIGGYYRASAEEQKRAAGGPRKWLNVIKGHYDHLDRFLTHVEGKGENPCDVESAVAVNQMILKTLDSARLGLPVAVSPQDWHIP; encoded by the coding sequence ATGGCATCACAGAAAATACATCGCGTTGCCGTGGTCGGCTGCGGAGCGCTCGCGCAGGGGGCACATCTTCCCAGCGCAAAGAAGAACCCGCGAATGCAGCTCGCCGCTGTCTGCGATGTGGACGCTGACACGGCGGACTTCTGCAGAAAGGAATTCGGCGCCGAGCGTTCGGAAACGGACTGGCGGAAAATAGTCGATGCCGACGATATCGATATCTGCATTCTCTGCACGCACACCAATCTCCGCGGCGATTTCATCGTTCCGGCGCTCGAGAAGGGGAAAGCGGTGTACACGGAAAAACCGCTCGCGCCCAGCCGCGCCGATATGCACCGCATCATCGATGCCGTTCGGAAGACAAAGCGCCCCGTCTGTGTCGGGCATAATCGCCGGTCAAGCCCCGCCATGCTCGAGTTCAAGCGTCTCATCGATAAAGCAAAGCGGACACCGGAAGGCGCCGCGCCGTCGGTAAGCCGCCGGGCGGAACGCGAGCTCATCCCCGAAGAACATGCGATGCAGCTCCTCATGCGCGTGAACGACGACAGCAGGAGCTGGAAGCCGTGGGTGTTCCGCGACGAAGAGGGGATACTGCATGCCGAGATGGTGCATTTCATGGACATTGCGCTCTGGCTGAACGACTCGAAGCCGGTGCGCGTATATGCGGAAGGCTCACCGCGCGGGAATTTCACGATACTCGTGCGCTTCCAGGACGGGTCGCTCACCACGATGAAGCATACCATGGTCGGCAATTTCGATTACCCCAAGGAGCTTTTCGAGGCATCGAAGAATTTCATCACGGTGGCGATGGAGCAGCACATCGAGGTGCGCCAGATAGGCATGGCCGATGAAGCAGTACAGAAGTTCTTCCCCTACGCGGAAGGGAGCGAATGGGGCGGTGAAGGCATTGGCGGATATTATCGTGCGTCCGCGGAAGAGCAGAAGAGAGCGGCGGGCGGTCCGCGAAAATGGCTCAATGTGATCAAAGGTCATTACGATCATCTCGACCGCTTCCTCACCCACGTGGAAGGCAAGGGCGAGAATCCCTGCGATGTGGAAAGCGCGGTCGCCGTCAATCAGATGATACTGAAGACGCTCGATTCAGCACGGCTGGGATTACCGGTAGCGGTGAGCCCGCAGGACTGGCATATTCCGTAA
- a CDS encoding polysaccharide pyruvyl transferase family protein — MEHLLIAYSWSVNNIGDMAITPGLISSVKRLYPGTRISLLSNLTAGSDDFLTAKAWYAGHYPDIAVFPNPFVPPAGTDAPYLSAIAAKTWGKDASAYERGVLPFERSDEITHWIIDAFADAVEAELGTYHADFYACLDTVDAVMYNSGTTFNFGRGEPFPPKPGEDAADKRKFWDITLVRSMPLVLARKHGMPYAVNGQSFEALDHPSDCFFRTLFTDAQFVSVRDPDSVDYLSGKGIGTGKLRFGPDSTFFYPGEDTAWAKRFLAVHSLADKGFISLIIRTSVQGYITVQREQSHLSLLRDFITQWVTAADMPVLLCPEVRIEIDVMRNEVYAKLPEAVRERCVFMDKFWSTAQAKAVYRASRIVVSMEMHSVILALAAGTPVLHPQFAEAGRKASMLTELGLGRWLFDIDHTTPYALFHAAMDISGSLDACAADIERSLARLAVLGEENIRALAASADERRTADAAVCLSAV, encoded by the coding sequence ATGGAACACTTGCTTATCGCGTATTCATGGAGCGTCAATAATATCGGCGATATGGCCATTACCCCGGGGCTCATCTCATCCGTAAAGCGCCTGTACCCGGGCACCCGGATCAGTCTGCTTTCGAACCTCACCGCAGGCTCGGATGATTTTCTGACGGCAAAAGCCTGGTATGCCGGCCATTATCCCGATATTGCCGTGTTCCCGAACCCGTTCGTTCCTCCTGCCGGCACCGATGCACCGTATCTATCGGCCATTGCCGCAAAGACGTGGGGAAAGGACGCCTCCGCGTACGAGCGCGGCGTACTGCCGTTCGAGCGTTCGGATGAGATCACCCATTGGATAATCGATGCCTTTGCGGATGCTGTTGAAGCTGAGCTCGGAACGTATCACGCGGACTTCTATGCATGCCTCGATACGGTCGATGCGGTGATGTACAACTCGGGCACCACGTTCAATTTCGGGCGCGGTGAACCGTTCCCGCCGAAGCCCGGTGAAGACGCTGCCGATAAGCGGAAATTCTGGGATATAACATTGGTCCGATCCATGCCGCTCGTTCTTGCTCGAAAGCACGGCATGCCCTACGCAGTGAACGGGCAATCATTCGAAGCGCTTGATCATCCCTCCGACTGCTTCTTTCGTACGCTGTTCACCGATGCACAGTTCGTCTCCGTGCGTGATCCGGATTCCGTCGATTATCTTTCCGGGAAGGGGATCGGTACCGGTAAACTGCGATTCGGCCCCGACAGCACATTCTTCTATCCAGGTGAAGATACTGCCTGGGCAAAGCGATTCCTTGCCGTACACTCGCTCGCCGATAAGGGGTTCATCTCGCTTATCATCCGTACGAGCGTGCAGGGATATATCACCGTCCAGCGTGAACAGTCGCATCTCTCGCTCCTCCGCGACTTCATCACGCAGTGGGTGACTGCGGCCGATATGCCCGTGCTGCTCTGTCCCGAGGTGCGCATCGAGATAGACGTCATGCGCAATGAGGTCTACGCGAAACTCCCGGAAGCGGTACGTGAACGCTGTGTGTTCATGGACAAGTTCTGGAGCACAGCGCAGGCAAAAGCAGTGTACCGCGCATCGCGCATTGTCGTGAGCATGGAGATGCATTCGGTGATCCTTGCCCTTGCCGCCGGCACGCCGGTACTGCATCCGCAGTTCGCGGAAGCGGGGCGCAAGGCGTCAATGCTCACTGAGCTCGGGCTCGGACGATGGCTCTTCGATATCGACCATACAACGCCCTACGCGCTTTTCCATGCTGCCATGGATATCAGCGGGTCGCTCGATGCGTGTGCGGCAGATATTGAACGCTCCCTTGCCCGACTTGCAGTGCTCGGGGAAGAGAATATACGCGCCCTTGCTGCGTCTGCGGACGAACGAAGGACCGCAGATGCTGCCGTATGTCTATCCGCTGTATAG